A window of Nocardia arthritidis genomic DNA:
GCTTCACCCTCATCCCGGCGAAGGAGCGGCTGTTCCCGCTCAGCGCGGCGAATTGACTTCCGGCCGCGCGGCTTTCGCCCCTGCCGGACGGTGCAGCCAGCCTCCGATGCGCCGGTGCACGGCCGGTGTGACCAGGTAGGTCATGATCGGCACGACGATCAGCACCACCAGCAGGGTTCGCGCGGGAACTATCCAATGCGGAACGATCATGCCGACGAGCATCGAGACGAGGGTGACCACCGGATACAGCCCGGTGAAGCCGACCACCGCCAGCTTCCATTTCACCGGAGCAACCGAAACAGGCTGAGCCACAACATCTTCCATTTCACGAACAACTCCTTGCACCAGATCGAATCTAGTGATCGCGCCGGATGCTGTGAAAGATCGAAATCCGCGGATTGAGTAATCTGGCGTTATGAATCTGGAGCTGCGGCACCTGCGCTACGTGGTCACCGTGGCCGACGCGCTCAATTTCACCCGCGCCGCACAGCAGCTGCACATGTCCCAGCCCGCGCTCTCGGCCCGCATCAAATCGATCGAGCGCCATCTCGGCGTCGCGCTCTTCCGCCGCACCACCCGCTCTGTCGAGCCGACCGAGGCAGGCGCCGAATTCGCCGACCGGGCCAGGGAAATACTGCGGCTGCTCGACGAGGCCGAACGCGAATGCCGGAATTCGGTGAACGGCACCGTACTTCGCGTCGGCTACTACGGTGCGGCTGCCCGCGAGTCGACCACCGCCGTCATCGAGCGCTTCCGGGCCGGACATCCCCGAGTCGAGGTCGAACTCGTCCGGTACGGCTGGGAGGATCCCACCGCCGGGCTGCGCGCCAACGAGGTGCGATTGGCCTTCGTACGGCCGCCTTTCGATACGAAGGGGCTGCGCCTGCTGACCCTCGGTGTCGAACCGCGCATCGCCGGACTGCCGGCAAACCACCCGCTGGCTACCAGAGCGACCGTCGACGTCACCGAATTACTGAGCGACCCAATCGTTTACCGCATCACACCGGACCGGGCCTGGGCCGACTTCTGGTATGGCGCCGAGGCACGCGTGCACGCCCCGCCGCCGCGTCGTATCGAGGTCCGCAATCTCGACGACGAACTGCAGGCGGTAGCCGCGGGTCGCGCCATCACGCTGACCACCGCGACCGCCGCGACCTACTTTCCGCGCCCCGGCGTCACCTATGTCGCGCTCACCGGTCTGCCGCCCAGCAGTATGGCGCTGGCCTGGCGCGCCGATGAAACGGATCCACTCTGCCACGCATTCATCGACGCCGCACGCGCATACGTGGCGGCCGGATAACGTCGTCGATTATTTCGGAAATCCGGGACCGAAAAGCGCACAGGGGAATCCCCAGTTGAACTCGCGTCAATCGTGGGCCTATGTTGGCCGAAATTATCCGGTCCGGCCGACTTCGCGAGGATTACCATGATATCGATACCCGGAATTTACCGAATGTTTTCCGCCGTTGCCGGAGCCGCGGCGCTGACCGCCGCCGCGGTGGCCACGCCCGCACCGGCCGCCGCCGCGACCATCCCCAAGTTCGACCACATTGTGCTGGTGATGTTCGAGAACACCGGCTACGACAACATCATCGGCAGCCCGGACGCACCGTACTTCAACCAGCTCGCCGATAACGGTGCGCTGTTCACCGACGCACACGCGCTCACCCATCCCAGCGAGCCGAACTACATCGCGCTGTTCTCCGGCGACACCCAGGGCGTCACCGACGACGGCTGCCCATACGATTTCACCGGCGTCGACAATCTGGGCAACCAGCTGAACGGTCACGGATACCGATTCGTCGGCTATTCCGAGGATATGCCGAGCGCCGGATACACCGGATGCAGCGCAAGCGACGGACTATACCGCCGCAAGCACAATGGCTGGGTCGATTTCGACAATGTGCCCAAGGAATCCAATCAGCCCTACTCGGCCTTTCCGGCCGATTTCACCCAATTACCGACCGTCTCATTCGTGACACCGAATATGTGCAACGATATTCACGACTGCCCGGTATCCACCGGCGATTCCTGGTTGAAGGACAAGTTGTCCGGCTACGCCGACTGGGCCAAGGCCAACAACAGCCTGCTGATCATCACCTTCGACGAGGACGAGGGCACCGACGTCAATCGGATCCCGATCATTTTCTACGGCGCCACCGTCAACACCGGCCAATACGGTGAGCGTATCGATCACTACTCCGTCCTGCGCACCATCGAAGACGCCTACGGCCTGACACCGGTCGGCAATGCGGCGGGCGCCACCCCGATCACCGACGTATGGAACACCTCCGCCCGGTGAGTGCGAGCCCGCGCCCCTCAGTCGGGGATGTAGTCCCGCAGGGGCGCGGGCCGCAGCCCGGCCGCATCGACGGCCGCCAGCGCCCTGGTCAGATCGGCGAGCACGGTGTCGTTGAAATGCAGCAGCACGATGTCGCCCGGCCGCAGCACCGGCGTCGGCGGGGTCGCGCCGCCCCAGGTGGTGAAGTCATAGGTCCAGGTCGCGAGGGCCTTGGCACCGCAGGCCGCGGCAACCGTCCGAGTGGTGTCGTTATACGCGCCGAACGGCGGCCGGACCAGCCGCGGCTCCTGCCCGAATTCCGCCAATGCTCTTTCCCGCGCCCCGCACAGCTGCGCCCGCTGGCCCGCCGCGTCCAGCGCCGTCAGATCCGGATGGTCGATGGTGTGGTTCTCCACCCGCGACGGCCCGCGATCGACCAGCGCGTGAAAGTACCCGGCATCGTAGGAATAGGCGCCGGGCAACAGGAATAGCGATGCAGGAATATGCCTGTCCAACAACAACTTTTGCGCGGCCGCATCGTGATTCCAGCCGTCGTCGAGCGTGATGAATACGACCGGATCCGCCGTCGCGACATGTGCGACGACGGGTACCGGGGTGGGCCAATCAGCGGACCGCGCGGGTGGGCCGAATCCGATGAGCAGCAATACGATAGCGGAGAACAGTAGCGATGCTTTCGGCATTCCCGCATGATCGACTTGTATAGCGGTTGAAATCAACTGGCGGACAATATGTTTCAACTGGGGATCGGCTCACCGCAATGTATCCGCCGAATCGGCGGCGTCGAATTGACAGATAGTCGATCGACCGCGATAGGGTCGCACCGTCCCGATCCGCCCGGCGAATTTCGGAGGTGCGATATATCCGGCAAGGTCGGCTCACCCGGATGGTGGCAGCAGCGGCTGGCGGCCGACGCCGCACCGCGGCTGACCCGACAGCAGATCGTCGCCACGGCCGTCGAGGTGCTGGACGCCGAGGGCTTGGCCGGATTCAGCATGCGGCGGGTGGCGACCGCGCTGACCGGCCGCCCGGCCATCTCGTCGCTGTATCGGCACGTCGGCTCGCAGCGGGAATTGCTGCTCGAGGTCTTCGATGCGGTGCTCGGCGAACTGTTCGACGGGCATCCGGAGACGGCGCCACCGAGTTTCCGGCGCGGTAGCTGGCAGCAGCGGGCGCGCGCAATGGCGACGGCGCTGCGCGATGTCCTGCTGCGCCATCCCGCCGTGGTACCGCTGGCGGTTCCCGGACAGCCGCTCGGGCCGAACGCCATGCGCGCGCGAGATATCGGGCTCACCATATTCACCGATGCCGGGCTCGCCCCGGAGTCAGCGGCGCTGGCCTATATGAGCCTGTCCCACTTCATAATCGGTGCCACCTCGGTATATCTGGCCGCCGATGCCGACGACCGGTCGCGCGCCGAACTGGCCGAGCTCTACCGCTCACTGCCCGCGACGAAATATCCGGCCGTGGTCCGCCACGCCGACGCGCTCGCCGGGGCGACCAGCGAGGCCGAGTTCGAATTCGGATTGCGCACCCTGCTCGCGGGTATCGCCGCACAGCTCTGACCGACGTACGGGATTTCGATTGCCAGCGGCTTGCCCGTATGCGATCATCGATCACATATCGCGATCATTGATCGCATCTCGTGAGGAGTGGATCGATGCCGGAGACACTGCCGAATGACGGCCTGCTGCCGCACTTCACCCGGCACACCGTGCCGACTGGCGATGTGGCGATCAACCTGGCCACCGCCGGTACCGGACCGCCCGTCCTGATGCTGCACGGATATCCGCAAACCCATGTGATGTGGCATCGGATCGCCCCGCGGCTGGCCGAGAAATATACGGTCGTGCTGACCGATATGCGCGGTCAGGACGGCAGCGCCAAACCACCGGGCGGCCCGACCCATCGCGAATACGCCAAACGGACCCTCGCCCGCGACAACTACCTGGTCATGGCCGAACTCGGCTTCGAAAGATTCGCCGTCGTCGGCCACGATCGCGGCGCTCGGGTCGCGCATCGCATGGCCTTGGACTACGCGGACAGCGTCGCGGCCTTGGCGGTGCTCGATGTGCTGCCCAACCGGTATACGTTGCGGCACATCGACTATCTGGTCGCGCAGAAGTACTTCCACTGGTTCTTCCTCGGCGTCGAGGATCCGCTGCCCGAGCGGCTGATCGCCGCTATGCCCGAGCAATGGGTTCGCAGCGCAATGACTTTCGCGGCAGGACCGGACTCGCGGGGCCTCGACGAGGCAGCGATTCGCGAATACATCCGCTGCTTCGCCGATCCGGCCGCGATCCACGCCGGTTGCGAGGACTTCCGCGCCGGCAGCCGCGCCGACCTCATGGACGACGACGCCGATCACGCACTCGGCAAACGCGTGACCTGTCCGGTGCTCGCGCTCTGGGGCCGGGACGGCTACGGCGGTTTCTACGGTGACGCGGTGCTCGACGCCTGGCGCGAGTACGCGACCGACGTGCGCGGCCACGAGATGCCCTGCGGCCACTGGGTTCCTGAACAGGCCGCACCCGAGGTCATCGCCGAGTTGACGGATTTTCTCGACGAACCGATGTCCGCACACACCTAGGAGATCGAGATGACGGACAAGAAATCCCGTATGCGCAAACAGTTCCGGCAAATGCTCGCCGAGCAGGACGGCCCGATCCTGATCCCCGGCGCCTACGATCCGGTGAGCGCGCTGCTGATCGCCGAAATCGGCTTTCCCGCAGTATATTTCGGCAGCTACGCGGCGTCGGCCACGCTGCTCGGCCAGCCCGATGTCGGCATCGTCACCATGCCGGAGATCGTCGGGATGACCAAGGCCATCGCCGATGTCGTCGACATTCCGGTGCTCGCCGACGCCGAGGACGGCTGGTCCAACGCCGCCAACATCTGGCGCGTGGTGCGCGCCTTCGAGGATGCGGGCGCGGTGGCGATCCACATCGAAGATCACATACTCGGTAAGCACACCGGAACACTCGGCCAGGACGAATATGCCCGCGTCACACCGCGAATCGCGTCGCGCGAAACGCTCGTCGGCAAGATCCGGGCGGCGGTCGCCGCCCGCACCGACCCCGGCTTCGTCATCATCGGCCGAACCGACCTCGGTTGGGCGGGCGGCACCGCCGACGAAATCCTGGACCGGCTCAACGCCTGCTTCGCCGCGGGCGCCGACCTCGTTTTCCCCGCGGGTATCGATCTGGAGATGCTGCGCGAGATCCGACCGAAACTTCAAGGGCCGGTGATGATTACCGAACACCGCGGCCAAACACGCTCGGACGAGCAGGCATTGGGAGTCGACATCTCCATCCACACCTCGCTCGCCCTGACCGCCGCCTTCACCGCGGTCAAGGCGGCGCTCATCGAGCTGCGCGACGGAACCGGCACCCTGTCCTGGGCCGAATACCTTTCCCGCTACATGGAATTCGAGCAGTTCCTGCCGTACGCGGCGTACGAGCAGCGAGTGGCCCGATACGTCCGCTGATCGGTCTCGAAAGCCCGCCGGATAGCGCCTTATCTGCCCCACTTCCACGCGACAACGATCAGCGAGATATTCACGGCGAACGCCGCCGCGATCAGCACCCACTGACGGCGCGGAGACCACTTGCGCTTCAACTCGGCCCCGACCATCCCGACACCCTTCGCACCCTCGGCAACCTCGCCTCCTGCCGGGTGGACACCGGCGATTTCGCAGGCGCCATCAAGGATTACGAGCAGCTACTCGCCGCACGAATCCGAACTCTCGGCCCGGATCACGAGGACACCCTGCGCACCCTGGGCGACCTGATATACACGCACAGCCAGCAGGACTCGAAGCCATAACCCGAGTCCGTCGCTGAATACCTTGCGCGGCAACGATTCTGCGGCATACGACGTCGAGCGAATCACCCACTCTGCACGGACACCAACGGCTACCTGTTGGCTCGCCGACAGAATCGACAGCGTCGCACCATCGTATTCGGTGCCCGGGCAACGATATTCGCTGCGACACACCCCGGCATCGTCATCATCGCGCAAACCGGTCCGCTGGCTTGGAAGCCAGCAATCCCAACAATCGACCACGGCGTAACGGTCTGGCGGAACCGGGCGCGAAGGGGAGGCGCCCGGCCGCACTGTCCTGACGGGTAACCCGTCAGGTTTTCAAATACTACGCTTTCACAACGGTTTTCGGGTTTCGAAGATTTCGCGCAACGCCGCGAGCCAAGGCAACCAGCGCGGGTCGGGGCCCACACTGTCATCCCCGGTCATGTTGGTACAGCTGTAGGCGACCGCGACACCCGATTCCGGGTGGGCGAAAGCGAGCCGCCCACCGGTGCCCAGGTGCCCGAACGATCCGTCGCCGAGCATCGGGCTGACGGGGCGGGTCAGCTCATAGCCGCAGGCGAAGCGATGGGTCACCGGCAGTACGTTCAGGGGTGCGGGATGGCTCAGCCCATCGGTCTGCGGTTGCCGTGCCCGGTCCACGGTGTCGGGCGACAGCAGTCGGACCCCGTCGACCTCGCCGATCGTCGCCGCGTACATCCGGGCAAGGGAGCGTGCATTGCCAATTGCGTTGCCGGCCGGTACTTCTGCCGCGTGCCCCGCGCGGGTGTTCAGCAGTTCGATCCCGGCGTCCCTGGTGGCAACGGTGCCCAGCGTCGCGCGAACCAGGCGCGCCGTGACATCGATCCCCATCCCGGCCAGCGCCGCCTCCACTTCCGCCGCCCCGGGCCACCGGTCGCGGTGGAACTGCGGGACCACCCGATCCTCCTCGGACTCCGGCAGACCGATCCATAAGCTCAGCCCGAGCGGTTCGGCGATTTCGGCAGCCAGAAAGTCGCCGACGCCCTTGCCACTGACCCGCCGGATGAGCTCACCGGCCAGGTAGCCCCAGGTGATGGAGTGGTAGTAGATCGCGGTTCCCGGCTGCCACAGCGGAACCATCGGCTCCAACGCGGCCACGCACGCCGACCAATCCGTCAATTCTTGAACGCCGATACCCGCCTCTGGATCGAAGCTCGACAGGCCCGCCCGATGCGACAGCAGCTGGGCGACGGTGATGTCGGACTTACCCCCCGCCGCGAATTCCGGCCAATACTCCCGCACGGGGGCATCGATATCGAGCTGCCCCCGTTCGACCAGCATGTGCACGCAGGTCGCGGTAACGCCTTTCGACACCGACATCTGCACCGCCAGCGAATCCCCATCCCATATCTTCCCGGATATCGGATCTTGTCCGGTCCATAGATCGACAACAGCCTCGCCGCCGCTGTACACGCAAAGTTGCGCGGCCCCCTCATCGCCGTTCTGCGCGAGCGCGAACGCATCACGCACCGGCTCGAAGCCGTCTTCGACAAATCCTTCCACCGCCGCCTCCTGGACGAGATTCGCACGAAACCAGTTCGCCGCCAACAGTATTCGATCTATGAGGTCACCGCGACAGCGCCACTCGGTGCCGGTGGTCGGCCAATTCGATCTGGAGCCGGTACGCGGCCTGTGCCGAGCGGGCGGCGTTCCAGCACGCCCGCCGGGTCGGCCGGAATTCGTAGGTCTGGTCGAGTACGACTTCCGGGCTGGACTTGCGCGCCTCCATCCAAGTACGGCCGTGGCGTCGCAACAGCACATAGCGACGCAGCCGATCCCGCAGGGTGTACCACGCGTAGGTCGCGGCCGAGAATCCCGCGGCCGCCAGCGACGCGAGCCCCAGCGAATTCTCGATGGGTTCGGAATGCCGGAAGAAGAAAGAATCCGTATTCGTATACTTCAACGCCAGATTCGCCACGTTGAAGACACAGTAGGCGAATCCGAGGAAGTATGCCGTCGCGACGCCCGCGAGCGCCCGCGCGAACGGACCTCGGCGCACCCACGACAGTTCACGGGCGGTATACGCGAAGCCGACGAGCGTGCTGATGGTGAGCGGAGCGATGAACGCTATCCAGAACGCCAGCACCTTGCCCGTCACTTCGAAATGGTTCTGCAGAAACGGCACCGCTTTATGAGCCATCGGCGAGCGAAGGTAGGTCGCGATCATCGCAGACATGATCACGACGGCCGCCGAAACCTGAACCTTCGCGGACAGGTTCCGGCCGGTTATATACGAACTGAACGCGAGAACCGGTATGGCCGAAAGTGCCCCGAACGTCATCCCGGCCAATGTCATCAGGTTCGTGACGCCGGTCAATCTTTGCAGTGCCGGGCTGAGCACATCGTCGGTGATGTACGGGACTCGGCATAGTTTCGCCAAACCCAGGGTCAACAAGATCTGAGTGAACGGATTCCGGATTCCCGTCGACCGGCCCGGCCCGGCTCGGCCGCCGGACCGGATGCGTTCGGCAGCAAGTACGAGCAGAAAGATAGGTATGAGTGCGGAGATCGCAATTTTCACATCGCCCATCCGAAGGTAGCGGCGGCACGTTCCAGCATCAGACGTCGCCGAGGCGTGAGGTTCTTGTCGGGAAACAAAGGGCGACTGAGGGATTCGGCGGCTTCCATCAGCAAGGTGGCGAACCATTCCGCCTGGCGCTCCAATGGCAGATCGAAATTGGAACGTAGACACGCCTGCTGCGCCAAGAGCCGGGCGACCACCGCCGTCGGGATCGCCGGTGCGGTACGGGTGAAATACTCGAGCCGTTCCTCGGCCGAGACCTCGTGGCCGAGCACTATATGCCCGAGCTCATGTGCGATGATGCCGTCCCGTTCGACCGTGGCCACCCCGGCCCGATGCCGGATGATGTCCTTCTCGGGCAACGGGATCCAGATGCCGGAGAAGTCGATGCTCTCGTATTCGCCTAGTCCTTCGACGATTTCGATGGGCCGGTCGCGCTGAAGGCTCAGTTCCTCCACAAAGCGTTGAATCGACCACGGACGACGCAAGGTGAAACTCGCGATAGCCCGCTCCGCGACAAGGCGATCCTGATCTACATCATCACTGGCCGAGGGACTCAAGGTAGTTCGTCAACTCCTGTAATGCGTCGTCACCCAGATGGTCCGCGCTCGGCCGCAAGGCGACGAAGGGAATTCGCTTGTCCCGCTGCGCGATCAGCAGACTCAGCTGACGGTATGGACTGTGGTACTCGTCGGGGTCGTCGGAAAGGAAGTTCCCCGGCATATCGAAGTAGCGAGCCAACGCCGTGAGCAGGTGCTCGTCCGGCCGGTGCGCACCCGGCCGCCGCAGCGCATCGATATCCGCTTCCGATACCGAAAGTGCTTGCGCCACAGTCGCCGTGGCAACCTCGACGCCATTGCTGTCGACGACCGTCGCGAAAAGTATGTTCACCCGATCTTCCAATGGCACAACGCGGCTGCTGCTCCGGCTCACCGGCCTTCTCCCTCGGTCAGGCTGATCCGGTCCAGCTTAGACCGCCACCGCCTGGTGAAGGTCGCTTCCAGAGCAGGATCCAGATCCGTTGCGACGCCGGCGAGCCACCGCCGATACTGCTGGTTCTCCCGCTCGATTCCGGTCGCGGTCGGCGGCGTCGCCAACAGCGCACCGATGAGGCGTTCGATGCTCTTGGGAAGTTCGTGACCCGGCCCGCCTGCTCGCTCCAGCACCTCGGTCGCCTGCGCGGCGGCAAGCCTGCCGACGGCCACACCGAGTTCCTCCTTGACCGCCCGCGCCGACTCCTGAACCACCGCAGGAAGATCCGATCGCTCGAAGAGCTGAAAGCAGCGATCGGCCGCCGCGATGAGGGTGTCCACCAAGTCGATGTCGACCTCCACCACACGGAAGCTCAGCGGGTCCTTCCCGCGGCCCATGAGAGGCCGACCATTCGACGCTCGATCCTCCATTTCGATCGAGTCGCCACCCCAAAGCACCCTCGCCGCACTGCCTTTCACCCACCCGAACGCAATATCGAGCTGCTTCAACGTGTTCGGACTCGGCGGCGCGGTACCAGGCACCGGATTCTCGACCCGAGCCATCGTCGAAACGGAAGGCCCCCCGGCGGCACGCACCTGCGACCGCGTCAGCCCGAGCTCCTCACGCCGGTCGGCCACGATCCGGCCGAAGCGCTCCTGCAGATCCCGCGTCACCACGAGGCGAACCCTATGCAACCCATGCCCGCCGATCTCCCTCTCCCTCGTCGGCCCACCAAGATCCACCGGGTACCCACAACTATCATTACATGCTCACAAATCATTCACGACCATAAACCCGGATGTCATGATACTTTCATGCTTGCGTTATCCGGCACATTGAGTAGCACAACGACGTTTTGCTCGTACTTCGGACAGCGGCGAAAGTGAACAGCTCACCGGCCACTCGCGAGAATGCCGACTGGAGGGGAGACGACAATCAGCCTGGCCGGTGAGCGTTCCTCGTCAGCGACGTAATCAACGCCATCCGGCAGAGCCAGGCCGTCGGCGACGCGAAATCCCGAGAGCGTCGGATTCACGGTGGATCCGACGCTCTCTTGGAGGGATTCGCGATACTCAGGCGGGAACCACCTCATCGCGGCGGGCTGTGATGGCCTGGTACACGGTGAGGAAGAACAGCACGAATCCGATGGTCAGCAGGATGTGACCGCCGCCGGCCAGGTGCGATAGGGGCGAGGATTCGCCGTACCCGAGGACGGTTCGGGCACCGATGATCGTCATGCACGAAACCGTCCAAAGGACAGCGACGTTGTAGACGGCGAAGAACCAGCGATAGGCGCGGGTATTCGACAGGGCGAGTTGGTGTTCGAGCACCAGGACGATCAGGAAGAACAGCGTTCCCAGCGCCAGCAGATGCGTATGGACCACGGCGAGTTCGGTTTTGCCGGTGAATTCGTGAGCCTTGGTGAGTTCGCGGTAGAACAGGCCCGACGGCAGTCCCAATGCGGTGTAGGCGACGGCGGCCCAGTAGAGCTGTTTCATCGAGTCCTCGTTCGTGAAATATGTTGCGGTCGTTGGGATCAGGCGGGCTGCGCGGCGAGCACCGGAGCGGTCTGCGGCGCGGGCGCCTCGCTGGTTTCGCGGAGGATCAGCAGGCCCGTGACCGCGATCAACGCGCATGTCAAGCCGTGTACACCGAATGCGGTGGCCATGGAGCCGTGGTGGGCCAGGACGTTGATCATGTCGCCGAACGGGGCGACGTCCACCGTCAGCAGAACCCAACTGAGGGCGCGGCGGTGGCCGGTCACCAGCAGGATGCCCATGCCCAGGCCCATCGCGAGTTCGCGGCTGCCCTTCACGATGAGAAAGCCGCCGCCGTCGCCGGCGGGCCAGTGCGGCAGGCCGAAGCCGGGCGCGGACGTCGCGGGGGTCAGGACGAAAGAGATCCCGAGGTAGAAGGTGAAAAGGACGACGGCCGTGGCCAGGACGGTGTTGAGGTTCTTGCGCGACATGGTTGTTCTCCGGTGCCGTTGCTGTTGTCCGGCAAGGGAACTGGCCCTGCCGAGGGGTAGTGCCCGGCTTCGTGCGGGTCGGCCGGGCGTTGAATCTTCGAGTCGGCGGTCACCGGGAAAGCACGTCGCCGGGCGCCAATTCGAGGGCGAGGTGGTAGATCATCGGTCGCGCGGTGAGGTCGAGATCGTTCTGAATCCGCAGCGTCAACTCACGCCATTCCGGAGTGCCGAGGGCGTTGCGCAGGGAGGTACCGCTATCCCAGTCCCCCACGTTGACGAAAACCGCCTCGGCCGCCTCTCCGACCGCCTGGAACATCCGGGTCCGGCGGAAACCGGGCGCGGCCGCCATGTACTGGGCGCTATCGCGCCACCGCTGCAGAAACAGGT
This region includes:
- a CDS encoding antibiotic biosynthesis monooxygenase family protein, giving the protein MTNSTSAAVPNTPVVPDVDVPVTVINTMSVPAAQRDLFLQRWRDSAQYMAAAPGFRRTRMFQAVGEAAEAVFVNVGDWDSGTSLRNALGTPEWRELTLRIQNDLDLTARPMIYHLALELAPGDVLSR
- a CDS encoding LysR family transcriptional regulator; protein product: MNLELRHLRYVVTVADALNFTRAAQQLHMSQPALSARIKSIERHLGVALFRRTTRSVEPTEAGAEFADRAREILRLLDEAERECRNSVNGTVLRVGYYGAAARESTTAVIERFRAGHPRVEVELVRYGWEDPTAGLRANEVRLAFVRPPFDTKGLRLLTLGVEPRIAGLPANHPLATRATVDVTELLSDPIVYRITPDRAWADFWYGAEARVHAPPPRRIEVRNLDDELQAVAAGRAITLTTATAATYFPRPGVTYVALTGLPPSSMALAWRADETDPLCHAFIDAARAYVAAG
- a CDS encoding alkaline phosphatase family protein, which gives rise to MFSAVAGAAALTAAAVATPAPAAAATIPKFDHIVLVMFENTGYDNIIGSPDAPYFNQLADNGALFTDAHALTHPSEPNYIALFSGDTQGVTDDGCPYDFTGVDNLGNQLNGHGYRFVGYSEDMPSAGYTGCSASDGLYRRKHNGWVDFDNVPKESNQPYSAFPADFTQLPTVSFVTPNMCNDIHDCPVSTGDSWLKDKLSGYADWAKANNSLLIITFDEDEGTDVNRIPIIFYGATVNTGQYGERIDHYSVLRTIEDAYGLTPVGNAAGATPITDVWNTSAR
- a CDS encoding tetratricopeptide repeat protein, which encodes MTARRPLALQLGPDHPDTLRTLGNLASCRVDTGDFAGAIKDYEQLLAARIRTLGPDHEDTLRTLGDLIYTHSQQDSKP
- a CDS encoding serine hydrolase domain-containing protein codes for the protein MEGFVEDGFEPVRDAFALAQNGDEGAAQLCVYSGGEAVVDLWTGQDPISGKIWDGDSLAVQMSVSKGVTATCVHMLVERGQLDIDAPVREYWPEFAAGGKSDITVAQLLSHRAGLSSFDPEAGIGVQELTDWSACVAALEPMVPLWQPGTAIYYHSITWGYLAGELIRRVSGKGVGDFLAAEIAEPLGLSLWIGLPESEEDRVVPQFHRDRWPGAAEVEAALAGMGIDVTARLVRATLGTVATRDAGIELLNTRAGHAAEVPAGNAIGNARSLARMYAATIGEVDGVRLLSPDTVDRARQPQTDGLSHPAPLNVLPVTHRFACGYELTRPVSPMLGDGSFGHLGTGGRLAFAHPESGVAVAYSCTNMTGDDSVGPDPRWLPWLAALREIFETRKPL
- a CDS encoding DUF2871 domain-containing protein, which encodes MKQLYWAAVAYTALGLPSGLFYRELTKAHEFTGKTELAVVHTHLLALGTLFFLIVLVLEHQLALSNTRAYRWFFAVYNVAVLWTVSCMTIIGARTVLGYGESSPLSHLAGGGHILLTIGFVLFFLTVYQAITARRDEVVPA
- a CDS encoding isocitrate lyase/PEP mutase family protein, whose protein sequence is MTDKKSRMRKQFRQMLAEQDGPILIPGAYDPVSALLIAEIGFPAVYFGSYAASATLLGQPDVGIVTMPEIVGMTKAIADVVDIPVLADAEDGWSNAANIWRVVRAFEDAGAVAIHIEDHILGKHTGTLGQDEYARVTPRIASRETLVGKIRAAVAARTDPGFVIIGRTDLGWAGGTADEILDRLNACFAAGADLVFPAGIDLEMLREIRPKLQGPVMITEHRGQTRSDEQALGVDISIHTSLALTAAFTAVKAALIELRDGTGTLSWAEYLSRYMEFEQFLPYAAYEQRVARYVR
- a CDS encoding alpha/beta fold hydrolase yields the protein MPETLPNDGLLPHFTRHTVPTGDVAINLATAGTGPPVLMLHGYPQTHVMWHRIAPRLAEKYTVVLTDMRGQDGSAKPPGGPTHREYAKRTLARDNYLVMAELGFERFAVVGHDRGARVAHRMALDYADSVAALAVLDVLPNRYTLRHIDYLVAQKYFHWFFLGVEDPLPERLIAAMPEQWVRSAMTFAAGPDSRGLDEAAIREYIRCFADPAAIHAGCEDFRAGSRADLMDDDADHALGKRVTCPVLALWGRDGYGGFYGDAVLDAWREYATDVRGHEMPCGHWVPEQAAPEVIAELTDFLDEPMSAHT
- a CDS encoding TetR/AcrR family transcriptional regulator, with translation MTDSRSTAIGSHRPDPPGEFRRCDISGKVGSPGWWQQRLAADAAPRLTRQQIVATAVEVLDAEGLAGFSMRRVATALTGRPAISSLYRHVGSQRELLLEVFDAVLGELFDGHPETAPPSFRRGSWQQRARAMATALRDVLLRHPAVVPLAVPGQPLGPNAMRARDIGLTIFTDAGLAPESAALAYMSLSHFIIGATSVYLAADADDRSRAELAELYRSLPATKYPAVVRHADALAGATSEAEFEFGLRTLLAGIAAQL
- a CDS encoding helix-turn-helix domain-containing protein, which translates into the protein MVTRDLQERFGRIVADRREELGLTRSQVRAAGGPSVSTMARVENPVPGTAPPSPNTLKQLDIAFGWVKGSAARVLWGGDSIEMEDRASNGRPLMGRGKDPLSFRVVEVDIDLVDTLIAAADRCFQLFERSDLPAVVQESARAVKEELGVAVGRLAAAQATEVLERAGGPGHELPKSIERLIGALLATPPTATGIERENQQYRRWLAGVATDLDPALEATFTRRWRSKLDRISLTEGEGR
- a CDS encoding DUF4267 domain-containing protein, which codes for MSRKNLNTVLATAVVLFTFYLGISFVLTPATSAPGFGLPHWPAGDGGGFLIVKGSRELAMGLGMGILLVTGHRRALSWVLLTVDVAPFGDMINVLAHHGSMATAFGVHGLTCALIAVTGLLILRETSEAPAPQTAPVLAAQPA
- a CDS encoding polysaccharide deacetylase family protein encodes the protein MPKASLLFSAIVLLLIGFGPPARSADWPTPVPVVAHVATADPVVFITLDDGWNHDAAAQKLLLDRHIPASLFLLPGAYSYDAGYFHALVDRGPSRVENHTIDHPDLTALDAAGQRAQLCGARERALAEFGQEPRLVRPPFGAYNDTTRTVAAACGAKALATWTYDFTTWGGATPPTPVLRPGDIVLLHFNDTVLADLTRALAAVDAAGLRPAPLRDYIPD